The Burkholderia cepacia ATCC 25416 genome includes a window with the following:
- a CDS encoding aspartate aminotransferase family protein has product MTDITTAAQQDDTTIRTDAAWLDAHWMPFTANRQFKADPRMIVSGKGAYYTDAEGRKIFDGLSGLWCTGLGHGRTEIVEAVSRQVAQLDYAPAFQFGHPKSFELANKIKELTPAGLDYVFFTGSGSEAADTSLKLARAYWRAKGKGTKTRLIGREKGYHGVNFGGISVGGIGPNRKLFGQGLDADFLPHTQLAENKFSRGMPEHGAELADRLLDLIALHDASNIAAVIVEPFSGSAGVVVPPKGYLKRLRDICTAHDILLIFDEVITGFGRAGAMTGADAFGVVPDILNFAKQVTNGAQPLGGVVATKEIYDTFMAAGGPEYMLEFPHGYTYSAHPVACAAGVAALDLLVKEDAVARVRDLAPHFEAAVHGLKGQRHIADIRNYGLAAGLTIAALPGEPARRPYEIAMRCWAKGFYVRYGGDTIQLAPPFISEKREIDNLVNALSDALNEVD; this is encoded by the coding sequence ATGACCGACATCACCACCGCCGCGCAGCAGGACGACACGACCATCCGCACCGACGCCGCGTGGCTCGACGCGCACTGGATGCCGTTCACGGCCAACCGCCAGTTCAAGGCCGACCCGCGCATGATCGTGTCGGGCAAGGGCGCGTATTACACGGACGCCGAAGGCCGCAAGATCTTCGACGGCCTGTCGGGCCTCTGGTGCACGGGCCTCGGCCACGGCCGCACGGAAATCGTCGAAGCCGTGAGCCGCCAGGTCGCGCAGCTCGACTACGCGCCGGCGTTCCAGTTCGGCCATCCGAAATCGTTCGAGCTCGCCAACAAGATCAAGGAACTGACGCCGGCCGGCCTCGACTACGTGTTCTTCACGGGGTCGGGCTCGGAAGCGGCCGACACCTCGCTGAAGCTGGCCCGCGCGTACTGGCGCGCGAAGGGCAAGGGCACGAAGACGCGCCTGATCGGCCGCGAGAAGGGTTATCACGGCGTGAACTTCGGCGGTATCTCGGTCGGCGGGATCGGGCCGAACCGCAAGCTGTTCGGCCAGGGCCTCGACGCCGACTTCCTGCCGCACACGCAACTCGCCGAAAACAAGTTCTCGCGCGGGATGCCCGAGCACGGCGCCGAGCTGGCCGACCGCCTGCTCGACCTGATCGCACTGCACGACGCATCGAACATCGCGGCCGTGATCGTCGAGCCGTTCTCCGGTTCGGCGGGCGTGGTCGTGCCGCCGAAGGGCTATTTGAAGCGCCTGCGCGACATCTGCACCGCGCACGACATCCTGCTGATTTTCGACGAAGTCATCACGGGCTTCGGCCGTGCCGGCGCGATGACGGGCGCCGACGCATTCGGCGTGGTGCCGGACATCCTGAACTTCGCGAAGCAGGTGACGAACGGCGCGCAGCCGCTCGGCGGCGTGGTCGCGACGAAGGAAATCTACGACACGTTCATGGCCGCGGGCGGCCCCGAGTACATGCTCGAGTTCCCGCACGGCTACACGTACTCGGCGCATCCGGTCGCATGCGCGGCCGGCGTCGCGGCGCTCGACCTGCTGGTGAAGGAAGACGCGGTGGCCCGCGTGCGCGATCTCGCGCCGCATTTCGAGGCGGCCGTGCACGGGCTGAAGGGCCAGCGCCATATCGCGGACATCCGCAACTACGGGCTGGCTGCCGGCCTGACGATCGCGGCACTGCCGGGCGAGCCGGCACGGCGCCCGTACGAGATCGCGATGCGCTGCTGGGCGAAGGGCTTCTACGTGCGCTACGGCGGCGACACGATCCAGCTGGCGCCCCCGTTCATCTCGGAGAAGCGCGAGATCGACAACCTGGTCAACGCGCTGTCCGACGCACTGAACGAAGTGGACTGA
- a CDS encoding AEC family transporter: MIGPILLALAPVALLVACGHGLRRTGFIADAFWPQAERLCYYVLLPALFADGLANARLQALPVLPLAAALVGSTALAAALLLLVRPFVRVDGAGFTSVFQGAVRFNNYVGTALAAGLFGAKGIALAAVCVAAIVPTVNLMCVLVFARYGDTRLGAAALVRQILSNPLVVACALGIAMQAGGVTFPTAVEPAVRALGVASMPLGLLCVGAALKFDAARAWLQPVCVASAFKFMAMPLITLAAGRLFGLGDAALTVALLFQALPTSSASYIMARQLGGDAPLMAGITAFQTIAAIGGDAPLMAGITAFQTIAAALAMPVVLTALASAPAFR; the protein is encoded by the coding sequence ATGATCGGCCCGATCCTGCTCGCGCTGGCGCCGGTCGCGCTGCTGGTCGCATGCGGCCACGGCCTGCGGCGCACGGGCTTCATCGCCGACGCCTTCTGGCCGCAGGCCGAGCGGCTGTGCTACTACGTGCTGCTGCCCGCGCTGTTCGCGGACGGGCTCGCGAACGCGCGGCTGCAGGCACTGCCCGTTTTACCGCTCGCGGCGGCGCTGGTCGGTTCGACCGCACTCGCCGCGGCGCTTCTCCTGCTGGTTCGCCCGTTCGTGCGGGTCGACGGCGCCGGCTTCACGTCGGTGTTCCAGGGTGCCGTGCGCTTCAACAACTATGTCGGCACCGCACTCGCGGCCGGGTTGTTCGGCGCAAAAGGCATCGCGCTCGCGGCCGTGTGCGTCGCGGCGATCGTCCCGACCGTCAACCTGATGTGCGTGCTCGTATTCGCGCGCTACGGCGACACACGGCTCGGCGCGGCGGCCCTCGTGCGCCAGATCCTGTCGAATCCGCTCGTCGTCGCGTGCGCGCTCGGGATCGCGATGCAGGCCGGCGGCGTCACGTTCCCGACGGCCGTCGAGCCGGCCGTGCGCGCGCTCGGCGTCGCGTCGATGCCGCTCGGCCTGCTGTGCGTGGGCGCGGCACTGAAATTCGATGCTGCGCGTGCGTGGCTGCAGCCGGTCTGCGTCGCGTCGGCGTTCAAGTTCATGGCGATGCCGCTCATCACGCTCGCCGCCGGCCGCCTGTTCGGGCTCGGCGATGCGGCGCTGACGGTCGCGCTGCTGTTTCAGGCGCTGCCGACGTCGTCGGCGTCGTACATCATGGCGCGCCAGCTCGGCGGCGACGCGCCGCTGATGGCCGGCATCACCGCGTTCCAGACGATCGCGGCCATCGGCGGCGACGCGCCGCTGATGGCCGGCATCACCGCGTTCCAGACGATCGCGGCGGCGCTCGCGATGCCCGTCGTGCTGACCGCGCTCGCGTCGGCACCCGCGTTTCGCTGA
- a CDS encoding MarR family winged helix-turn-helix transcriptional regulator, translating to MNPPLPPSDALPLAGLAGELRISVGKLMRRMREQIHPNDLTSSQKSVLLRLDRDGPATVSALARAESVRPQSMRVTVATLEALGAVSGEPDPSDGRQTLIAVTPGFRKVLQANRAAKDDWLFRALHAQLSAAEQAELASAVKLLQRLAEFQETPRP from the coding sequence ATGAACCCGCCTTTACCTCCCTCCGACGCGCTCCCACTGGCCGGTCTCGCCGGCGAACTCCGCATCTCGGTCGGCAAGCTGATGCGGCGGATGCGGGAACAGATCCACCCGAACGACCTCACGTCATCGCAGAAGTCGGTGCTGTTGCGGCTCGACCGCGACGGCCCCGCGACCGTATCGGCCTTGGCGCGCGCCGAAAGCGTGCGCCCGCAGTCGATGCGCGTGACGGTCGCGACGCTCGAGGCGCTGGGCGCCGTCAGCGGCGAGCCCGATCCGTCCGACGGCCGGCAGACGCTGATCGCGGTCACGCCCGGTTTCCGCAAGGTGCTGCAGGCGAACCGCGCGGCCAAGGATGACTGGCTGTTCCGCGCGCTGCATGCGCAACTGTCGGCGGCTGAGCAGGCCGAGCTCGCGTCCGCCGTGAAGCTGCTGCAGCGGCTAGCCGAATTCCAGGAAACGCCGCGCCCTTGA
- a CDS encoding LysR family transcriptional regulator — protein sequence MQAKKPKSRALLGQLSDMDLRLLRVFKGVVQCGGMAAAELELNIGISTISRHVKDLETRVGLVLCRRGRAGFTLTPEGQTVYEETLRLLASMEAFRSRIDGIHDRMGGELHVAVFDKTATNANARLGDAIRQFADEAPDVALNLHVASINEVERGIIDGSYQVGIIPAHRNSGSLVYSELFDERMLLYCGRQHPLYDAPHGKLTWTTIRNHAFAGLGFHSPNMELSHRAKLTRSATASDQESIATLILSGRYLGFLPDHYAESFENKGLMQPIAPHRFNYRCRFVSLLRRSPRPSRAALLFQSCLEAAHATTARPAA from the coding sequence ATGCAAGCAAAGAAACCGAAGAGCCGCGCGCTGCTCGGGCAGCTCAGCGACATGGATCTCCGCCTGCTGCGGGTCTTCAAGGGCGTCGTGCAGTGCGGCGGGATGGCGGCGGCCGAACTGGAACTGAATATCGGCATCTCGACGATCAGCCGGCACGTGAAGGACCTGGAAACGCGCGTCGGCCTCGTGCTGTGCCGGCGCGGCCGCGCGGGCTTCACGCTGACGCCCGAGGGGCAGACCGTATACGAGGAGACGCTGCGGCTGCTCGCGTCGATGGAAGCGTTTAGAAGCAGGATAGACGGCATTCACGACCGGATGGGCGGCGAATTGCACGTCGCGGTGTTCGACAAGACGGCCACCAACGCAAACGCCCGCCTCGGCGACGCGATCCGCCAGTTCGCCGACGAGGCGCCCGACGTCGCGCTGAACCTGCATGTCGCGTCGATCAACGAGGTCGAGCGCGGGATCATCGACGGCAGCTATCAGGTCGGGATCATTCCCGCGCACCGCAACTCCGGCAGCCTCGTGTATTCGGAGCTGTTCGACGAACGGATGCTGCTGTACTGCGGCCGCCAGCATCCGCTTTACGACGCGCCGCACGGCAAGCTCACGTGGACGACGATCCGCAACCACGCATTCGCGGGGCTCGGCTTCCATTCGCCGAACATGGAACTGAGCCACCGCGCGAAGCTCACGCGCAGCGCGACCGCGTCGGATCAGGAGTCGATCGCGACGCTGATCCTGTCCGGTCGTTATCTCGGCTTCCTGCCCGACCATTACGCGGAAAGTTTTGAAAACAAGGGGCTGATGCAGCCGATCGCGCCGCACCGGTTCAATTACCGGTGCCGGTTCGTGAGCCTGCTGCGGCGCTCGCCGCGGCCGTCGCGGGCCGCGCTGCTGTTCCAGTCGTGTCTGGAAGCCGCGCACGCGACAACCGCACGGCCGGCGGCGTAG
- a CDS encoding nuclear transport factor 2 family protein, which yields MLPNPGDVARACYRAYADKNRDAIKALIAPDFHFTSPLDNRLDRDTYFARCWPNSAMLAGVDCVDVVVHGEHIFVVYGAETRGGRRFRNAERLRVHDGRIVEAEVYFG from the coding sequence ATACTGCCGAATCCCGGCGACGTGGCGCGTGCGTGCTATCGCGCATACGCCGACAAGAACCGCGACGCGATTAAAGCGCTGATTGCGCCGGACTTTCATTTCACGAGCCCGCTCGATAACCGGCTCGACCGCGACACCTATTTCGCGCGCTGCTGGCCGAACAGCGCAATGCTCGCGGGAGTCGACTGCGTCGATGTCGTCGTGCACGGCGAGCACATATTCGTCGTGTACGGTGCCGAAACGCGTGGCGGAAGGCGGTTCCGGAATGCGGAGCGGTTGCGTGTCCACGATGGCCGGATCGTCGAGGCCGAGGTGTATTTCGGCTGA
- a CDS encoding CoA-acylating methylmalonate-semialdehyde dehydrogenase — protein sequence MKHDSNVTSTVGHLIDGKRVDGGSRVQPVFDPATGESHKSVALADKLTVEAAIASAQAAFPAWRNTPPLKRARVMSRFKTLLEEHADELCALITAEHGKVLADAMGELQRGIENVEYATYVPELLKGEHSKNVGPAIDSWSEFQALGVAAGITPFNFPVMVPLWMWPMAVACGNTFVLKPSERTPSSTLRMAELALEAGLPPGVLNVVNGDKEAVDTLLTDPRVKAVSFVGSTPIAEYIYSTGCAHGKRVQALGGAKNFAVVMPDADIGNAVNALMGAAYGSCGERCMAIPLVVAIGDETGDKVVAGLKAEIEKMKVGPGNGAGVDMGPLVTQQHFEKVTGFVDAGVAAGATLVVDGRGVNVDGHDGGYYLGPCLFDNVKPGMPIYQHEIFGPVLGVIRLKSLDEAMALIDAHEYGNGTCLFTRDGEAARYFSDNIQIGMVGINVPLPVPVAYHSFGGWKRSLFGDLHAYGPDAVRFYTKRKTITQRWPSAGVREGTVFSFPSNR from the coding sequence ATGAAACACGACAGCAATGTGACCTCCACCGTCGGCCACCTGATCGACGGCAAGCGCGTCGACGGCGGCAGCCGCGTCCAGCCGGTGTTCGACCCGGCGACCGGCGAATCGCACAAGAGCGTCGCGCTCGCCGACAAGCTGACCGTCGAAGCCGCGATCGCGTCCGCGCAGGCCGCGTTCCCGGCCTGGCGCAACACGCCGCCGCTGAAGCGCGCCCGCGTGATGAGCCGCTTCAAGACGCTGCTCGAGGAACACGCCGACGAGCTGTGCGCGCTGATCACGGCCGAGCACGGCAAGGTGCTCGCCGATGCGATGGGCGAACTGCAGCGCGGGATCGAGAACGTCGAATACGCGACCTACGTGCCCGAGCTGCTGAAGGGCGAGCACAGCAAGAACGTCGGCCCCGCGATCGATTCGTGGAGCGAGTTCCAGGCGCTCGGCGTCGCGGCCGGCATCACGCCGTTCAACTTCCCGGTGATGGTGCCGCTGTGGATGTGGCCGATGGCCGTCGCGTGCGGCAACACGTTCGTGCTGAAGCCGTCCGAGCGCACGCCGTCGTCGACGCTGCGCATGGCCGAGCTCGCGCTCGAAGCGGGCCTGCCGCCGGGCGTGCTGAACGTCGTGAACGGCGACAAGGAAGCGGTCGACACGCTGCTGACCGACCCGCGCGTGAAGGCCGTGAGCTTCGTCGGCTCGACGCCGATCGCCGAATACATCTATTCGACCGGCTGCGCGCACGGCAAGCGCGTGCAGGCGCTCGGCGGCGCGAAGAACTTCGCGGTCGTGATGCCGGACGCCGACATCGGCAACGCGGTGAACGCGCTGATGGGTGCCGCGTACGGGTCGTGCGGCGAACGCTGCATGGCGATTCCGCTGGTCGTCGCGATCGGTGACGAGACGGGCGACAAGGTCGTCGCGGGCCTGAAGGCCGAGATCGAGAAGATGAAGGTCGGCCCGGGCAACGGCGCAGGCGTCGACATGGGCCCGCTCGTCACGCAGCAGCATTTCGAGAAGGTGACGGGCTTCGTCGACGCGGGCGTGGCGGCGGGCGCGACGCTCGTCGTCGACGGCCGCGGCGTGAACGTCGACGGCCACGACGGCGGCTACTACCTCGGCCCGTGCCTGTTCGACAACGTGAAGCCCGGCATGCCGATCTACCAGCACGAGATCTTCGGGCCTGTGCTCGGCGTGATCCGCCTGAAGTCGCTCGACGAGGCGATGGCGCTGATCGACGCGCACGAGTACGGCAACGGCACGTGCCTGTTCACGCGCGACGGCGAGGCCGCGCGCTACTTCAGCGACAACATCCAGATCGGCATGGTCGGCATCAACGTGCCGCTGCCGGTGCCGGTTGCCTATCACTCGTTCGGCGGCTGGAAGCGGTCGCTGTTCGGCGACCTGCATGCGTATGGCCCGGACGCCGTGCGTTTCTACACGAAGCGCAAGACGATCACGCAGCGCTGGCCGTCGGCCGGCGTGCGCGAAGGAACGGTGTTCAGCTTCCCGTCGAACCGCTGA
- a CDS encoding LysR substrate-binding domain-containing protein, which translates to MSLRAFRTLVAIARYRTFARAGEAIGLTQSAVSLQIKTLESEYNVQLFDRSRRQPVLTEAGNILLAQAEQVLAMVDRIPDALSDEKKLVGRLRIGAIQTALSGPLPDALLALRAAHPGLRVHVSAGMSAELANRVAAGELDAAITTRPVRPHPAELTWTTLYEDRFWLLAPPDQTERDAGTLLGALPFIRFDAQAWAGRMIAAELRRIGVRVREEMVLDSAETIARMVARGLGAAIVALPDSTLARLPPVTRLPFGQPQMGRAVVLLEHQSRPAERFARALAAEVTASSMRISH; encoded by the coding sequence ATGTCACTCCGCGCCTTCAGAACGCTGGTCGCCATCGCCCGATACCGGACTTTCGCGCGCGCCGGCGAAGCCATCGGCCTCACGCAATCGGCGGTGAGCCTGCAGATCAAGACGCTGGAAAGCGAATACAACGTGCAGTTGTTCGATCGCTCGCGCCGGCAGCCGGTGCTTACCGAGGCCGGCAACATCCTGCTCGCGCAGGCCGAGCAGGTGCTCGCGATGGTCGACCGGATTCCCGATGCGCTCAGCGACGAGAAGAAGCTCGTCGGCCGCCTGCGGATCGGCGCGATCCAGACCGCGCTGTCGGGCCCGCTGCCCGACGCGCTGCTCGCGCTGCGCGCAGCGCACCCGGGGCTGCGCGTACACGTGTCGGCCGGCATGTCGGCCGAACTGGCGAACCGTGTCGCGGCCGGCGAACTCGATGCGGCGATCACGACACGCCCCGTGCGCCCGCATCCGGCGGAACTCACGTGGACCACGCTGTACGAGGATCGCTTCTGGCTGCTCGCGCCGCCGGACCAGACGGAACGCGACGCGGGCACGCTGCTCGGCGCGCTGCCGTTCATCCGCTTCGATGCGCAGGCGTGGGCCGGCCGCATGATCGCCGCCGAACTGCGCCGCATCGGCGTGCGGGTGCGCGAGGAGATGGTGCTGGACAGCGCGGAAACGATCGCGCGCATGGTCGCGCGAGGGCTCGGCGCGGCGATCGTCGCACTCCCCGATTCGACGCTCGCGCGCCTGCCGCCCGTCACGCGCCTGCCGTTCGGTCAGCCGCAGATGGGGCGCGCGGTCGTCCTGCTCGAACACCAGTCGCGTCCGGCCGAACGTTTCGCACGTGCGCTGGCGGCCGAAGTCACCGCGTCATCGATGAGAATTTCTCATTGA
- a CDS encoding 2,4'-dihydroxyacetophenone dioxygenase family protein, whose translation MTQPSAPLSTDLPPISCLPGDALPWLPMSADLPGLAIKYLHINAAEDTLTALLKMPAGGTLPRHRHDGEVFVHTLQGAWRYLEYDWIAHAGSTVLEPAGSVHTPETLGAPGEDVITLNVMRGDLVLLDDEGRETARENCRVALLRQRKHARTAPDDAAPFVTR comes from the coding sequence ATGACGCAGCCGTCCGCTCCGCTCTCCACCGACCTGCCGCCGATCTCGTGCCTGCCCGGCGACGCGCTGCCGTGGCTGCCGATGAGCGCCGACCTGCCCGGGCTCGCGATCAAGTACCTGCACATCAACGCGGCCGAGGACACGCTCACCGCGCTGCTGAAGATGCCGGCCGGCGGCACGCTGCCGCGCCATCGCCACGACGGCGAGGTATTCGTCCATACGCTGCAGGGTGCGTGGCGCTACCTCGAATACGACTGGATTGCGCACGCCGGCTCGACGGTGCTCGAACCGGCCGGCTCGGTGCATACGCCGGAAACGCTCGGCGCGCCGGGCGAGGACGTGATCACGCTGAACGTGATGCGCGGCGATCTGGTGCTGCTCGACGACGAAGGCCGCGAAACCGCGCGCGAGAACTGCCGCGTCGCGCTGCTGCGCCAGCGCAAGCATGCGCGCACCGCGCCGGACGACGCCGCGCCGTTCGTCACGCGGTAA
- a CDS encoding MFS transporter produces the protein MSVPAAGVFRSLRSFNYRVWAIGSLVSNIGTWVQRTAQDWLVLTQLTHHDASAVGTVMALQFGPQLLLLPWTGYAADRFDQRKLLMVTQALMGVLALVLGALTVTGVARLEHVYVFAFLFGCAAAFDAPVRQTFVAELVGDRELANAVALNSTSFNAARMIGPAAAGFMIASVGTGWAFVANGLSFFAVLVSLLLLREDELRANLRAGRSRGGLLDGFRYVWRRDDLKAILVMLFLIGTFGLNFQLFISTMAASVFHVDARGFGVLSSMMAVGTVSGALLAARREQPRFRHLWFGAALFGLGCTLAALAPGYWLFAAALVLTGIAAITFMNSTNSLMQLSTEPAMRGRVMALRLAVALGGTPIGAPVAGWVANHLGPRWALGVGAMSGFGAALVATHFVKRSRAQAQADRARDRFDGV, from the coding sequence ATGAGCGTGCCGGCGGCGGGCGTGTTCCGTTCGCTTCGCAGTTTCAACTATCGTGTGTGGGCGATCGGTTCGCTGGTGTCGAACATCGGTACGTGGGTCCAGCGCACCGCGCAGGACTGGCTGGTTCTCACGCAGCTCACGCATCACGACGCATCGGCCGTCGGCACGGTGATGGCGTTGCAGTTCGGGCCGCAGTTGCTGCTGTTGCCGTGGACCGGCTACGCGGCCGACCGCTTCGACCAGCGCAAGCTGCTGATGGTGACGCAGGCGCTGATGGGCGTGCTGGCGCTGGTGCTCGGCGCGCTGACGGTCACGGGTGTCGCGCGGCTCGAGCATGTCTACGTGTTCGCGTTCCTGTTCGGCTGCGCGGCGGCGTTCGACGCGCCCGTGCGGCAGACCTTCGTCGCGGAACTGGTCGGCGATCGCGAACTCGCGAACGCGGTCGCGCTCAATTCGACGTCGTTCAACGCCGCGCGGATGATCGGCCCGGCGGCAGCGGGTTTCATGATCGCGTCGGTCGGCACGGGCTGGGCGTTTGTCGCCAACGGGCTCAGTTTCTTCGCTGTGCTGGTGTCGTTGTTGCTGCTCCGCGAGGACGAACTGCGCGCGAACCTGCGGGCGGGCCGCTCGCGCGGCGGCCTGCTCGACGGGTTCCGCTACGTGTGGCGGCGCGACGACCTGAAGGCGATCCTCGTGATGCTGTTCCTGATCGGCACGTTCGGGCTCAATTTCCAGCTGTTCATCTCGACGATGGCGGCCAGCGTGTTCCACGTCGATGCGCGCGGGTTCGGGGTGCTGTCGTCGATGATGGCGGTCGGCACGGTGTCGGGTGCGCTGCTCGCCGCGCGCCGCGAGCAGCCGCGCTTCCGGCATCTGTGGTTCGGCGCGGCGCTGTTCGGGCTCGGCTGCACGCTCGCCGCGCTGGCGCCGGGCTATTGGCTGTTCGCTGCCGCGCTGGTGCTGACCGGGATCGCCGCGATCACCTTCATGAACTCGACCAACAGCCTGATGCAGTTGTCTACCGAGCCGGCGATGCGCGGCCGCGTGATGGCGCTGCGCCTCGCGGTCGCGCTCGGCGGCACGCCGATCGGCGCGCCGGTGGCCGGCTGGGTCGCGAACCATCTCGGCCCGCGCTGGGCGCTCGGCGTCGGCGCGATGTCCGGTTTTGGCGCGGCGCTCGTCGCGACGCATTTCGTGAAGCGCAGCCGCGCGCAAGCACAAGCCGACCGCGCGCGCGACCGGTTCGACGGCGTGTGA
- a CDS encoding DMT family transporter codes for MNAPAPPAAIAATRPHAAVYVKLTLVALFWGGTFIAGRILAATMSATSAATGRFAIAALMLVVLTWKIEGGLPKLSGRQVVTTFGLGATGIFLYNVCFFAALARMPAGRTALFVALNPVATAVLLSIVVRGERLSLSRWAGIAVALFGALVVISRGELLRVLTDLGNTFGAGERFMLCAVLSWAAYTVIGRRALDGLSPLAATTYAALWGLALLVVAHLFGSPAGSGTPLTWQAVASMLYLGAIGTVVAFVWYSQGIRELGPARAAVFTNLVPVFGVLLSVALLGEPLSPSMLAGGALVIAGVALTNRAKR; via the coding sequence ATGAACGCTCCCGCCCCGCCCGCCGCCATCGCCGCCACCCGGCCGCACGCGGCCGTCTACGTGAAGCTCACGCTCGTCGCGCTGTTCTGGGGCGGGACGTTCATCGCGGGCCGGATCCTCGCCGCGACGATGTCCGCGACCTCGGCGGCCACCGGCCGCTTCGCGATCGCCGCGCTGATGCTGGTCGTGCTGACGTGGAAGATCGAAGGCGGGCTGCCGAAGCTGAGCGGCCGCCAGGTCGTGACGACCTTCGGGCTCGGCGCGACCGGCATCTTCCTGTACAACGTGTGTTTTTTCGCGGCGCTCGCGCGGATGCCGGCGGGCCGCACCGCGCTGTTCGTCGCGTTGAACCCGGTCGCCACCGCCGTGCTGCTGTCGATCGTCGTGCGCGGGGAACGCCTGTCGCTGTCGCGCTGGGCCGGCATCGCCGTCGCGCTGTTCGGCGCGCTGGTCGTGATCAGCCGCGGCGAATTGCTGCGGGTGCTGACCGATCTCGGCAACACGTTCGGTGCCGGCGAACGCTTCATGCTGTGCGCGGTGCTGAGCTGGGCCGCCTACACCGTGATCGGCCGGCGCGCGCTCGACGGGCTGTCGCCGCTGGCGGCGACGACGTATGCGGCGCTGTGGGGCCTCGCGCTGCTGGTTGTCGCGCACCTGTTCGGCTCACCCGCCGGCAGCGGCACGCCGCTGACGTGGCAGGCCGTCGCGTCGATGCTCTATCTCGGCGCGATCGGCACGGTGGTCGCGTTCGTTTGGTATTCGCAGGGCATCCGCGAACTCGGGCCGGCCCGCGCGGCCGTGTTCACCAACCTGGTGCCCGTGTTCGGCGTGCTGCTGTCGGTCGCGCTGCTCGGCGAGCCGTTGTCGCCGTCGATGCTGGCGGGCGGTGCGCTCGTGATCGCGGGCGTCGCGCTGACCAATCGCGCGAAACGCTGA
- a CDS encoding epoxide hydrolase family protein, translated as MHTAPFDIAIPDHALDDLRRRLRATRAPTLTPAEPWQQGVDGAWLRELTAYWAERFDWRAAERALNRLPQFVADVGGQRVHFIHRRGVGPKPYPLVITHGWPGSVFEFDALIDRLCDPAAFGGDPDDAFDVVVPSLPGFLFSPAPAAPGMSAFQVADRWAALMSGLGYRRFGAQGGDLGAGVSIALGARHAGVVDGIHLNFLPGSYEPPTDAALPLTDEERAFVTQRGEWAALEGGYAHVHTTKPQTLAVALNDSPAGLAAWIAEKFRAWSDCDGDLARRFSHDTLLTGISLYWFTGCIGSSMQMYWENRLQPMRFAAGQRVAVPVAFARFPKEIGRPPRSWLERVFDVVQWTDMPSGGHFAAMEEPDLLADDVRRFFRRLR; from the coding sequence ATGCACACCGCCCCGTTCGACATTGCGATTCCCGATCACGCGCTCGATGACCTGCGCCGGCGCCTGCGCGCCACGCGCGCACCGACGCTGACACCCGCGGAGCCGTGGCAGCAGGGCGTCGACGGCGCCTGGTTGCGCGAACTGACCGCGTACTGGGCCGAACGCTTCGACTGGCGTGCGGCGGAGCGTGCGCTGAACCGGCTGCCGCAGTTCGTCGCAGACGTTGGCGGGCAGCGCGTGCATTTCATCCATCGACGCGGCGTCGGGCCGAAGCCTTATCCGCTCGTCATTACGCACGGCTGGCCCGGCTCCGTATTCGAATTCGACGCGCTGATCGATCGCCTCTGCGACCCGGCGGCGTTCGGCGGCGATCCGGACGATGCGTTCGACGTCGTCGTGCCGTCGCTGCCCGGTTTCCTGTTCTCGCCGGCGCCCGCGGCACCCGGCATGTCGGCGTTTCAGGTCGCCGACCGCTGGGCGGCACTGATGTCCGGTCTCGGATACCGACGCTTCGGTGCGCAAGGCGGCGATCTCGGCGCAGGCGTGTCGATTGCGCTCGGCGCGCGGCATGCCGGCGTGGTGGACGGCATCCATCTGAACTTCCTGCCCGGCAGCTACGAGCCGCCGACCGACGCGGCCTTGCCGCTGACCGACGAGGAACGGGCGTTCGTGACGCAGCGCGGCGAGTGGGCCGCGCTGGAAGGCGGATACGCGCACGTCCACACGACGAAGCCGCAGACGCTCGCCGTCGCGCTCAACGATTCGCCGGCCGGGCTGGCCGCGTGGATCGCCGAGAAATTCCGCGCGTGGAGCGATTGCGACGGCGACCTGGCGCGGCGGTTTTCGCACGACACGCTGCTGACCGGCATCTCGTTGTACTGGTTCACCGGCTGCATCGGCTCGTCGATGCAGATGTATTGGGAAAACCGGCTGCAGCCCATGCGCTTCGCGGCCGGGCAGCGCGTGGCGGTGCCCGTCGCGTTTGCGCGTTTTCCGAAGGAAATCGGCCGCCCGCCGCGCAGCTGGCTCGAACGGGTGTTCGACGTCGTGCAGTGGACCGACATGCCGAGCGGCGGCCATTTTGCGGCGATGGAGGAGCCGGATCTGCTGGCCGACGATGTCCGGCGGTTTTTCCGGCGGCTTCGGTAA